From the Cohaesibacter sp. ES.047 genome, one window contains:
- a CDS encoding methyl-accepting chemotaxis protein produces the protein MKCRWYHSLKDIAGSTQEQSTSASAASEQATANVQTVASAAEELSASIGEINRQVSQSSTIVGKASDSARLSNDKVNSLDEAAQKIGEVVILIQAIAEQTNLLALNATIEAARAGEAGKGFAVVAAEVKELATQTSKATEEISSQISAIQNSTRETVAVIEDITNIMEEVHGYTTAIASAVDEQGAATREISSNVQEAAQGTRLATENMHGVANGATQTAQTADGVLDSADHASQSASELRKQIETFLKNVAAA, from the coding sequence ATTAAATGCCGTTGGTATCACAGCCTCAAGGACATCGCCGGAAGTACACAAGAGCAATCAACATCTGCCTCAGCAGCGTCAGAACAAGCGACCGCAAACGTCCAGACCGTTGCATCCGCGGCAGAAGAGCTGAGCGCCTCCATTGGCGAGATCAATCGCCAAGTCAGCCAAAGCAGTACAATTGTTGGGAAGGCCAGCGATAGCGCCCGCCTTTCCAACGACAAGGTCAACAGTCTGGATGAAGCTGCGCAAAAAATTGGAGAAGTTGTTATCCTTATCCAGGCAATTGCTGAGCAGACCAACCTTCTGGCTCTGAACGCAACAATTGAGGCCGCCCGCGCAGGAGAAGCAGGCAAAGGCTTTGCGGTTGTTGCCGCCGAGGTGAAGGAACTGGCGACACAAACGTCCAAGGCCACAGAAGAAATTTCTTCGCAGATCTCAGCAATCCAGAATTCGACACGCGAAACCGTCGCAGTGATCGAGGACATCACCAACATCATGGAAGAGGTCCACGGCTACACCACCGCGATCGCAAGTGCAGTCGATGAACAAGGTGCGGCGACCAGAGAGATTTCCTCCAACGTTCAGGAAGCCGCTCAGGGAACGCGCTTGGCAACTGAAAACATGCACGGCGTTGCCAATGGAGCAACGCAGACGGCCCAGACTGCGGACGGGGTGCTTGACAGCGCTGATCATGCGTCACAAAGCGCCAGTGAATTGCGCAAGCAAATAGAGACTTTCCTGAAGAATGTCGCGGCCGCCTAA
- the yacG gene encoding DNA gyrase inhibitor YacG, translating to MNKKASSQQAASEPAAAGKVKGLRRARPCPICSKPSTKEDYPFCSQRCRDVDLGRWLKGAYAIPAVEEDDPEEADYDPEQ from the coding sequence ATGAACAAGAAAGCCAGTAGCCAGCAAGCAGCGTCCGAGCCGGCCGCTGCAGGCAAGGTCAAGGGATTGCGCCGGGCGCGCCCCTGTCCGATCTGTTCCAAACCGTCTACCAAGGAGGACTATCCCTTCTGTTCCCAGCGCTGCAGAGATGTTGATCTCGGCCGCTGGCTCAAGGGTGCCTACGCCATCCCTGCCGTGGAAGAAGACGACCCGGAAGAGGCCGACTACGACCCCGAGCAATAA
- the infA gene encoding translation initiation factor IF-1: MAKEEVLEFPGVVTELLPNATFRVKLENDHEIVAHTAGRMRKNRIRVLAGDKVQVEMTPYDLTKGRITYRFK; this comes from the coding sequence ATGGCGAAAGAAGAAGTCTTGGAATTCCCGGGTGTTGTTACCGAACTGCTGCCCAATGCGACCTTCCGTGTGAAGCTCGAAAATGATCATGAAATTGTGGCTCACACTGCGGGCCGCATGCGCAAGAACCGGATCCGCGTTCTGGCTGGCGACAAGGTGCAGGTCGAAATGACACCTTATGACCTGACCAAGGGCCGGATCACCTACCGCTTCAAATGA
- a CDS encoding glutathione S-transferase family protein — protein sequence MTDERNLTLYHCPQTRSSSTRIILDELGAPYDLHVMNLKAGENRKPDYLKINPLGKVPAIKHGETIITEQIAIAIYLGDLFTDAGLAPTILDPDRGAYLRWMLFYAACFEPAVVDKAQSRDSGPEAMSVYGSYDQVLEMLEVVLSNGPYLLGDRFSIADIQWASALHWTMMFGAVPERQVFADYRDRIIARPCFQYVFKDDQSLAEAHQAVLNASE from the coding sequence ATGACCGACGAAAGAAACCTGACCCTTTACCACTGTCCGCAGACACGCTCGAGCTCCACACGGATCATTCTTGATGAACTCGGTGCTCCCTATGATCTGCATGTCATGAACCTGAAGGCGGGGGAGAACCGAAAGCCGGATTATCTCAAGATCAACCCGCTGGGCAAAGTGCCTGCCATCAAACATGGTGAGACGATCATCACGGAACAGATCGCCATCGCCATTTATCTCGGTGATCTGTTCACCGATGCAGGTCTCGCACCGACCATTCTCGATCCCGACCGGGGCGCCTATTTGCGCTGGATGCTCTTTTATGCGGCCTGCTTTGAGCCAGCTGTTGTCGATAAAGCGCAATCAAGAGATTCCGGACCAGAGGCAATGTCGGTCTACGGCAGCTATGATCAAGTGCTCGAAATGCTGGAAGTGGTCCTATCGAACGGCCCTTACCTCTTGGGTGATCGCTTCAGCATCGCAGACATTCAATGGGCGTCGGCGCTTCATTGGACGATGATGTTTGGCGCTGTCCCGGAAAGGCAGGTTTTTGCAGACTATCGCGATCGCATCATCGCCCGGCCATGCTTTCAGTATGTTTTCAAGGACGATCAAAGTCTGGCAGAGGCCCATCAAGCGGTGCTGAACGCGAGTGAGTAG
- a CDS encoding antitoxin Xre-like helix-turn-helix domain-containing protein, with protein sequence MEPALKTHSPADRQAVALKAFGRIALSWKLTLQEAAHLADMSESSWKRAKRQDFAGTLTRDQMLRLSALVGVYKSLELYFSPPLSSQWVKLANNGSEFDGQRPLDAMIAGGLPKILRVRTYLDALRGGM encoded by the coding sequence ATGGAACCCGCACTCAAAACCCATTCCCCAGCAGACAGACAGGCTGTTGCGCTCAAAGCTTTTGGCCGGATTGCCCTGAGCTGGAAGCTGACCTTGCAGGAAGCTGCACATCTTGCGGACATGTCCGAGTCATCATGGAAGCGAGCCAAGAGGCAGGATTTCGCAGGCACCCTGACGCGCGATCAGATGCTGCGCCTCAGTGCGCTTGTCGGCGTCTATAAATCGCTCGAGCTTTACTTCAGCCCTCCCCTTTCCTCCCAGTGGGTCAAGCTCGCCAACAACGGGTCTGAATTTGATGGCCAACGACCGCTGGACGCAATGATTGCCGGCGGCTTGCCGAAAATCCTGCGCGTTCGCACCTACCTCGATGCGCTCAGAGGTGGAATGTGA
- a CDS encoding UPF0262 family protein — translation MDKQLDSFRLCSVHLDSQSIQPATADIEHERTVAIHDLVEENSFHPVGHDEGGPYQLFLSMVERKLVMDIKLESGDQIATHILSLTPFRRIIKDYFLICDSYYEAIKTATPSRIEAIDMGRRGLHNEGSQILQSRLEGKIMTDFPTARRLFTLICALHWRG, via the coding sequence TTGGACAAACAGTTAGACAGTTTTCGTCTTTGCTCCGTCCATCTCGATTCCCAAAGCATTCAACCCGCAACCGCCGATATCGAGCATGAGCGCACAGTCGCGATTCACGACCTCGTGGAAGAGAACAGCTTTCACCCTGTCGGGCATGACGAAGGTGGGCCGTATCAGCTTTTCCTGTCGATGGTCGAGCGCAAGCTGGTGATGGACATCAAGCTCGAGTCAGGCGATCAGATCGCCACGCATATTCTATCGCTCACCCCGTTTCGCCGCATCATCAAGGATTATTTCCTGATCTGCGACAGCTACTACGAAGCCATCAAGACCGCCACGCCAAGCCGGATTGAAGCCATCGACATGGGGCGTCGCGGTCTGCACAACGAAGGATCCCAAATCCTGCAATCCCGCCTGGAAGGCAAAATCATGACCGATTTTCCCACGGCGCGCCGACTGTTCACCCTGATCTGCGCACTGCATTGGCGGGGGTAG
- the hisD gene encoding histidinol dehydrogenase — protein sequence MAIRLNASDANFEAAFRDLLSMKREVSDDVDAIVREIIDQVKTLGDQALFDYTAKFDRFDARAKGLAITKAEIEAAVAQVDPDVMKALELAAERIRSHHARQMPNNESYEDALGVKLGSRWTAIEAVGLYVPGGLAAYPSSVLMNAIPAKVAGVKRLVMVVPTPDDILNPLVLAAAKLAGVDEIYRIGGAQAVAALAHGTDSIAPVYKIVGPGNAFVAAAKRRVFGLVGIDMIAGPSEVLILADKNNDPDWLAVDLMAQAEHDTAAQAMLITDDPEMAEAVEKAVERLLTTLPKAEIAGTSWRDYGAVITVKDWETGMALANRIAPEHLEFAMDGAADMVDKVHNAGAIFVGHFTPEAVGDYVGGSNHVLPTARSARFSSGLSTLDFVKRTSVLECNAMNLREIGPAAITLARQEGLEAHALSVAKRLNMA from the coding sequence ATGGCCATTCGCCTCAACGCATCCGACGCCAACTTCGAAGCCGCCTTTCGTGACCTGCTGTCCATGAAGCGGGAAGTCTCGGACGATGTCGATGCCATTGTGCGCGAGATCATCGATCAGGTGAAAACGCTCGGCGATCAAGCCCTGTTCGACTACACCGCCAAATTCGATCGGTTTGACGCTCGCGCCAAGGGGTTGGCCATCACCAAGGCCGAAATCGAAGCCGCCGTCGCACAGGTCGATCCAGATGTCATGAAGGCGCTGGAACTCGCCGCCGAGCGCATCCGGTCGCATCATGCCCGCCAGATGCCGAACAATGAAAGCTATGAAGATGCGCTTGGTGTGAAACTGGGCTCACGCTGGACTGCGATCGAGGCGGTTGGCCTCTATGTGCCCGGCGGGCTGGCTGCCTATCCGTCTTCTGTTTTGATGAACGCCATTCCTGCAAAGGTTGCCGGCGTCAAACGCCTCGTCATGGTGGTGCCCACCCCTGATGATATTCTCAATCCGCTCGTGTTGGCCGCAGCAAAGCTGGCTGGTGTTGATGAGATCTACCGCATTGGTGGCGCTCAGGCGGTTGCCGCTCTGGCGCACGGCACGGACTCCATCGCCCCTGTCTACAAGATCGTCGGCCCCGGCAATGCCTTTGTCGCAGCGGCCAAGCGCCGTGTCTTCGGTCTGGTTGGTATCGACATGATCGCCGGGCCATCCGAAGTGCTGATCCTAGCTGACAAGAACAATGACCCCGATTGGCTGGCGGTGGACCTGATGGCGCAGGCCGAACATGATACCGCCGCGCAGGCGATGCTGATCACCGATGACCCCGAGATGGCCGAAGCGGTCGAGAAAGCCGTCGAAAGGCTCCTGACCACTCTGCCCAAGGCCGAGATCGCGGGCACAAGCTGGCGTGACTATGGTGCCGTGATCACCGTCAAGGACTGGGAGACCGGCATGGCGCTTGCCAATCGCATCGCACCGGAGCATCTCGAGTTTGCCATGGATGGTGCCGCTGATATGGTGGACAAGGTCCACAACGCAGGGGCCATCTTTGTCGGCCATTTCACCCCCGAGGCTGTCGGAGACTATGTTGGCGGCTCAAACCATGTGTTGCCGACCGCCCGCTCAGCGCGCTTCTCCTCCGGGCTGTCGACGCTTGATTTTGTCAAGCGTACGTCGGTGCTTGAATGCAACGCCATGAACCTGCGCGAAATCGGCCCGGCTGCCATAACACTTGCGCGTCAGGAAGGCCTTGAAGCCCACGCCCTGTCGGTGGCCAAGCGCCTCAACATGGCCTGA
- a CDS encoding methyl-accepting chemotaxis protein, which produces MRAEQTEAEKRNAEKMKAERFAIADQFDSKMGALANSFVQASGEIAESARNLSATAEETSRQAQSVASAAEEASTNVQTVASGTEELSASIREITSQVSHSAKIASDAANEAEVSSKKVNDLAVAADQIGEVVELITNIAEQTNLLALNATIEAARAGEAGKGFAVVAAEVKGLATQTARATEEIGRKISEIQSATNVTVESIALIVKTVDDIRESSEAISAAVEQQDAATNEIAANTQQAASGTGEVTKNIEGVGSSAEMTGAASTQMMNLSSQLNAQSDTLQQEVSEFVQTLRTA; this is translated from the coding sequence ATGCGCGCTGAACAAACTGAAGCAGAGAAGCGGAATGCTGAGAAGATGAAGGCAGAACGGTTTGCCATTGCGGATCAGTTTGATTCCAAGATGGGAGCCCTTGCCAACTCCTTCGTTCAGGCTTCCGGTGAAATTGCCGAATCTGCGCGCAATCTCTCCGCGACCGCGGAAGAGACGTCTCGGCAGGCGCAATCCGTTGCGAGCGCCGCTGAAGAAGCTTCTACAAATGTTCAGACGGTCGCGTCAGGGACCGAAGAGCTCTCCGCTTCTATCAGGGAGATTACTTCTCAAGTCAGCCATTCGGCAAAAATCGCCAGTGATGCTGCCAATGAAGCCGAAGTGAGTAGCAAGAAGGTCAACGATCTGGCAGTCGCAGCAGATCAAATCGGTGAGGTTGTTGAACTGATCACCAATATTGCCGAGCAAACAAACCTGCTTGCTCTTAACGCCACCATCGAAGCCGCACGAGCAGGTGAAGCAGGAAAAGGCTTCGCCGTTGTTGCCGCCGAAGTCAAAGGTCTGGCAACGCAAACAGCGCGCGCGACAGAAGAAATCGGACGCAAGATCTCAGAAATCCAGTCCGCAACCAACGTCACGGTTGAGTCGATTGCCCTTATTGTCAAAACGGTCGATGATATTCGGGAATCGTCTGAGGCCATTTCTGCTGCTGTTGAACAGCAGGATGCTGCAACCAACGAGATCGCAGCAAACACGCAACAGGCCGCATCCGGCACGGGTGAAGTGACAAAGAATATCGAAGGTGTTGGATCGTCTGCAGAGATGACGGGGGCGGCATCAACGCAGATGATGAATCTGTCGAGCCAGCTCAATGCGCAGTCCGACACGCTTCAGCAGGAAGTCTCGGAATTTGTTCAGACACTTCGAACTGCCTAG
- a CDS encoding DUF2948 family protein: MSMLKLAALDAEDLAVVSSQSQDAVVKVGDIHWLPTEGRVLITMHRFAWEEAISQKRRIFGPKSSYERHQTILHFARVSSVKARNIRMDAKSAILNLLAITFEQNGEGPDGVISLIFAGDAEMRLEVECIEAQLTDTGAAWETENLPEHEAAESFEAQAAQSRS, translated from the coding sequence GAAGCTTGCTGCTCTGGATGCTGAGGATCTTGCAGTCGTCTCGAGCCAGTCTCAGGATGCTGTTGTCAAGGTTGGTGACATTCATTGGCTGCCGACCGAAGGGCGCGTGCTTATCACCATGCATCGGTTCGCGTGGGAAGAGGCGATCAGCCAGAAACGTCGCATCTTTGGTCCCAAGAGCAGTTACGAACGTCACCAGACCATTTTGCACTTCGCCCGGGTTTCATCGGTCAAGGCGCGGAACATCCGCATGGATGCCAAGAGCGCTATCCTCAACCTTCTCGCCATCACGTTCGAGCAGAACGGCGAGGGTCCGGACGGAGTGATCAGCCTGATTTTTGCCGGGGATGCGGAAATGCGCCTCGAGGTCGAGTGCATCGAAGCCCAGCTCACTGATACCGGTGCGGCATGGGAAACCGAAAATCTGCCTGAGCATGAAGCCGCAGAAAGCTTTGAGGCACAGGCCGCTCAGTCCCGCTCCTGA
- a CDS encoding RES family NAD+ phosphorylase produces the protein MKLTSINGRGWVRLIPATYHKPPVLRGLVDTDEEAAILAELEGETSARLLAEQVGSPSLDRRELAFARRSNDLKVYGQSHINAAFAYTRPSGNRFNDGARGAWYCAYETLTAAEEVGYHRTRELQNIGIFEDEALYVELLADFIGSFPDLEGEYGYPALNEDTALGYPEGQKLALSLRQKGHSGLLYPSVRHHGGRCLVAFDPGIVQNVRPGATWKLSWNGSESFSICAVQTPDTQEGNHQERD, from the coding sequence GTGAAGCTCACCAGCATCAATGGTCGGGGCTGGGTGCGGCTCATTCCGGCCACCTACCACAAGCCGCCCGTTCTGCGTGGTCTTGTCGACACCGACGAGGAAGCGGCCATTCTGGCCGAACTTGAAGGGGAAACCAGCGCGCGCCTTTTGGCCGAACAAGTCGGCAGCCCGTCGCTCGATCGACGCGAGCTGGCGTTTGCCCGCCGGTCCAATGACCTCAAGGTCTATGGCCAAAGCCACATCAACGCTGCCTTTGCCTATACGAGGCCATCAGGCAATCGCTTCAACGATGGCGCCCGAGGCGCATGGTATTGTGCCTATGAGACGCTGACTGCAGCCGAGGAAGTGGGCTATCACCGCACAAGAGAGTTACAGAATATCGGAATTTTTGAAGATGAGGCGCTCTATGTCGAGCTGTTGGCCGACTTTATTGGCAGCTTTCCTGATCTTGAGGGCGAGTATGGTTACCCTGCCCTCAACGAGGATACCGCGCTAGGCTATCCAGAGGGACAGAAGCTTGCCCTGTCTCTGCGCCAGAAGGGCCATTCGGGCCTGCTCTATCCATCGGTGCGTCACCACGGCGGACGCTGCCTTGTGGCATTTGATCCGGGCATTGTTCAAAATGTGCGCCCAGGCGCGACCTGGAAACTCAGCTGGAACGGGTCCGAGAGCTTCTCAATCTGCGCCGTTCAGACACCAGACACCCAGGAAGGCAACCATCAGGAGCGGGACTGA
- a CDS encoding Maf-like protein gives MSDPYRLILASASPRRLQLLQQIGIEPFALKPADLDETPLKNEQPRALARRLAEEKAQAVRRDCKDDEQFSNCYILAADTVVAVGRRILPKTELAEEASQCLTLLSGRTHKVFTGICLVTPKGKTRTKVVETRVRFKRLGDDIDPYLASGEWRGKAGGYAIQGIAGAFVVNLVGSYSSVVGLPLHETANLLTGEGYPLRLKWLGGVR, from the coding sequence ATGTCAGATCCCTATCGTCTCATTCTGGCTTCCGCATCACCCAGACGCCTGCAATTGCTCCAGCAGATTGGCATCGAACCTTTCGCGCTGAAGCCTGCAGATTTGGATGAAACGCCGCTGAAAAACGAACAGCCGCGCGCGCTGGCGCGGCGCCTCGCCGAGGAAAAGGCACAAGCCGTCCGACGCGACTGCAAGGACGATGAGCAGTTCTCGAACTGCTACATCCTGGCGGCCGATACCGTGGTTGCCGTGGGACGCCGGATTCTGCCCAAGACCGAACTGGCCGAAGAGGCCAGCCAGTGTCTGACGCTGCTCTCCGGTCGCACCCACAAGGTCTTCACCGGGATCTGTCTCGTCACACCGAAGGGCAAGACCCGAACCAAGGTCGTCGAGACCCGCGTCCGCTTCAAGCGGCTGGGGGATGACATCGATCCCTATCTGGCCTCCGGTGAGTGGCGCGGCAAGGCGGGTGGATATGCCATTCAGGGCATCGCTGGGGCCTTTGTGGTCAACCTCGTTGGCTCTTACAGCTCCGTCGTCGGCCTTCCGCTGCATGAAACGGCCAACCTCTTGACCGGTGAGGGCTATCCCTTGCGCCTCAAATGGCTGGGCGGCGTGCGCTAG
- a CDS encoding low molecular weight phosphatase family protein, protein MRTALGGVFRPSSVLFACGMNAIRSPMAAALSRHLFPGSFYVKSVGVRCGKPDPFAAAVMEEIGLDISEHEPSTFDDLEDSYFDLIISLAPEAHHRALEWSRSDAVETEYWPTLDPALANGSREQIMDSYRGVRDGLIAKLKDRFEWVSNAGG, encoded by the coding sequence ATGAGAACAGCTCTTGGTGGCGTCTTTCGTCCTTCCTCAGTCCTGTTTGCCTGCGGCATGAATGCCATCCGCTCGCCGATGGCGGCCGCCCTTTCCCGTCATCTCTTTCCGGGCAGCTTCTACGTCAAATCCGTCGGTGTGCGCTGTGGTAAACCCGATCCCTTTGCCGCTGCCGTGATGGAAGAGATCGGACTGGATATTTCCGAGCACGAACCGAGTACCTTTGATGATCTCGAAGACAGCTACTTTGACCTGATCATCTCGCTTGCGCCCGAAGCCCATCACCGGGCCCTTGAATGGAGCCGCAGCGACGCAGTCGAGACCGAATATTGGCCGACGCTGGACCCCGCCCTTGCCAATGGCTCGCGCGAGCAGATCATGGATTCCTATCGCGGTGTGCGGGATGGCCTGATTGCCAAGCTCAAGGACAGATTCGAATGGGTCTCCAACGCAGGCGGCTAG
- a CDS encoding YafY family protein: MRASRLLNILTTLQASGRATATKLAEENEVSLRTIYRDIDALSAAGIPVYSERGPEGGYRLLEGYRVRLNGMSSEEAEALAFSGMAGPAAILGLGSILAAAQNKLMVALPESLREGAEQMRQRFYLDASAWYQETEEPPFIREIADAVWRSTVIRMTYRSWHAERDRTVCPVGLILKNGAWYMAAMREGSVKTYRVSRVLKMQATSEAFTRPRHFDLAAYWQENAKRLERDLYPHRAKLRVTALGLRILQGISPTFVRAHMEISDPDDEGNRIVLLPSGTQEQAIHEFLRLGPEIEVLEPAELREAMAAVTRDMAALYGE, translated from the coding sequence ATGCGCGCCAGTCGTCTCTTGAATATCCTGACCACACTGCAAGCCTCGGGGCGTGCAACGGCCACGAAGCTGGCTGAGGAAAATGAGGTCTCGCTTAGAACCATCTACCGCGACATTGATGCGCTCTCTGCTGCCGGCATTCCTGTTTATAGCGAGCGCGGGCCTGAAGGTGGGTACAGATTGCTCGAAGGTTATCGCGTCCGGTTGAATGGCATGTCCTCGGAAGAAGCCGAGGCGCTTGCCTTTTCGGGCATGGCTGGTCCCGCCGCCATCCTCGGGCTTGGGTCCATCTTGGCCGCCGCTCAAAACAAACTCATGGTGGCCTTGCCGGAAAGCCTGCGTGAAGGAGCCGAGCAAATGCGCCAGCGCTTCTATCTGGACGCGTCCGCCTGGTATCAGGAAACCGAAGAGCCTCCCTTTATCCGCGAAATCGCCGACGCGGTCTGGCGCAGCACCGTCATTCGGATGACCTATCGCAGTTGGCACGCCGAAAGAGACCGTACCGTTTGCCCGGTCGGCCTGATCCTGAAAAATGGTGCATGGTATATGGCAGCGATGAGGGAAGGCTCCGTCAAAACCTACCGCGTCAGCCGCGTGTTGAAGATGCAAGCAACATCGGAGGCCTTCACCCGTCCTCGCCATTTCGATCTGGCAGCCTATTGGCAGGAAAATGCAAAACGACTGGAGAGAGACTTGTATCCGCATCGAGCGAAGCTGCGGGTCACTGCGCTCGGCCTGCGTATTCTGCAAGGCATTAGCCCCACCTTTGTACGCGCGCACATGGAGATTTCCGACCCCGATGATGAAGGGAACCGAATCGTTTTGTTACCCAGCGGGACACAAGAACAAGCGATTCATGAGTTTCTGCGCCTTGGCCCCGAAATAGAGGTGTTGGAGCCTGCGGAATTGCGAGAGGCAATGGCTGCTGTCACACGGGATATGGCGGCACTTTATGGGGAATAA
- a CDS encoding IS630 family transposase (programmed frameshift), translating into MSAALILSDAFDADSLRRLAKGCRNAKQSRRLLAIAAVYDGMNRADAAKVGGMDRQTLRDWVLRFNEQGTDGLVDIKATGAPMRLSPEQLEEFVAIVETGPDPEKDGVSVWRSQDLVRVIQERFGVSYKERGVRDLLRRMGYVRISGRPQHPEQKPEVIDAFKKTSPQPLAAHVGHLPKNKPIEIWWQDEARLGQKNGLARLWAKKGTRPRLPADQRYKNAYLFGAICPARGVGAGLMMPFANTQAMQMHLEEVSRTVARGAHAVVLMDRAGWHTTSRLNVPKNITILLLPSKSPELNPVENIWQYLRGTFLSNRVFEDYAAILDAGCQAWKSLSANPTIIHSIGMRKWAQEGQN; encoded by the exons ATGTCTGCCGCTTTGATTCTTAGCGATGCTTTTGACGCCGATAGTTTGCGCCGTCTTGCCAAAGGATGCCGCAATGCCAAACAGAGCCGCCGCCTACTGGCCATTGCGGCTGTCTATGACGGCATGAACCGTGCTGATGCCGCCAAAGTCGGCGGTATGGACCGCCAGACTTTGCGAGATTGGGTTCTTCGCTTCAATGAGCAAGGCACCGATGGTCTTGTCGACATCAAAGCAACCGGCGCTCCCATGCGCTTGAGCCCAGAACAGCTCGAAGAGTTTGTTGCTATCGTTGAAACCGGTCCTGATCCTGAGAAGGACGGCGTCTCTGTCTGGCGTAGCCAGGATCTGGTGCGTGTGATCCAAGAGCGGTTTGGGGTCTCCTACAAGGAACGTGGAGTACGGGATCTTTTGCGCCGCATGGGGTATGTGCGCATATCTGGTCGACCTCAACATCCAGAACAAAAGCCTGAAGTCATTGATGCTTTCAAAAAAACTTCTCCGCAAC CGTTGGCAGCGCATGTAGGCCATTTGCCAAAGAACAAGCCCATCGAGATTTGGTGGCAAGATGAGGCTAGGCTTGGTCAGAAGAATGGACTGGCCCGACTATGGGCAAAAAAGGGAACCAGACCACGTCTGCCAGCCGATCAGCGATATAAAAATGCCTATCTGTTCGGTGCAATATGTCCAGCGCGTGGCGTTGGCGCGGGATTGATGATGCCTTTTGCAAATACACAGGCCATGCAAATGCACCTCGAAGAAGTCTCAAGGACAGTGGCGCGCGGCGCTCATGCCGTGGTGCTGATGGATCGTGCCGGATGGCATACGACAAGCAGACTCAACGTGCCCAAGAATATCACCATCCTCCTGTTGCCTTCCAAATCACCGGAACTGAACCCAGTTGAGAATATTTGGCAGTATCTGCGCGGTACCTTCCTGTCCAATCGGGTCTTCGAAGACTATGCCGCCATTCTTGATGCTGGTTGCCAAGCATGGAAGAGCCTCTCCGCCAACCCAACCATCATCCATTCAATAGGTATGAGAAAATGGGCTCAAGAAGGTCAGAATTAA